One Thermoplasmata archaeon genomic window carries:
- a CDS encoding zinc ribbon domain-containing protein produces the protein MGCHSCGHTDRGNRNGEVFCCRGCGFTGNADVNAAKNLLIRFRGREPTPARAYGPGFQPGGGA, from the coding sequence TTGGGGTGCCACTCTTGCGGCCACACCGATAGGGGGAACCGGAACGGGGAGGTGTTCTGTTGCCGAGGATGTGGCTTCACCGGCAACGCGGACGTCAACGCCGCGAAGAACCTCCTGATACGGTTTAGGGGCCGAGAGCCCACCCCCGCCCGAGCCTACGGTCCGGGCTTCCAACCGGGAGGTGGGGCCTAA